A stretch of the Capsicum annuum cultivar UCD-10X-F1 chromosome 10, UCD10Xv1.1, whole genome shotgun sequence genome encodes the following:
- the LOC107845615 gene encoding meiotic recombination protein SPO11-1 isoform X2 produces the protein MHEGQESKNTCKMMTGEVERKMERKRLNAQPLALIRKIKGFTRSIVEGLARGSAPLIYIDRFRNYCTDTSGNCSGLPAGKEAISLKRECHARRLDVLLRVLLIVQQLLQEKRHGSKRDIYYMHPTVFKEQSVVDRAINDICILLQCSRHNLNVVSVGNGLVMGWLRYVESGRKIDCISNPNTAYPIPVHVEEVNDILSVAQYVLVVEKESVFQRLANDQFCKRNHCIVITGRGYPDVPTRRFLRLLIDKLHLPVYCLVDCDPYGFDILTTYKFGSLQMAYDATFLQVSEIQWLGVFVQDSDNYSIPQQCLLPLTVEDKRKVEAMLHRCYLQREVPKWRFELELLLYKGVKFEIEALSVHSLTFLSHEYLPSKINNGGCLQLLGWWITSRQYHIRVEAEH, from the exons ATGCATGAGGGacaagaaagtaaaaacacaTGCAAAATGATGACG GGTGaagtggaaagaaaaatggaGAGAAAGCGTTTGAATGCGCAGCCATTAGCACTCATTAGGAAAATCAAAG GATTTACTCGTTCAATCGTTGAGGGTCTAGCTCGAGGTAGTGCACCTTTGATCTACATTGATCGGTTCAGAAATTACTGTACAGACACTTCTGGAAATTG CTCTGGTTTGCCGGCAGGCAAGGAAGCTATATCCTTGAAGAGGGAATGCCATGCACGTAGGCTTG ATGTCTTGTTGAGAGTTCTTCTGATAGTTCAACAACTTTTGCAAGAAAAGAGGCATGGATCAAAAAGAGACATATATTACATGCATCCTACTGTTTTTAAAG AACAATCTGTTGTTGATCGGGCAATTAATGACATCTGCATCCTCTTGCAATGCAGTCGACATAACCTTAATGTG GTGTCTGTTGGAAATGG ATTGGTGATGGGCTGGCTGCGGTATGTGGAATCTGGGAGGAAAATTGACTGCATTAGCAATCCTAACACT GCTTACCCGATTCCGGTCCATGTTGAAGAGGTCAATG ATATTCTTAGTGTTGCTCAATATGTTTTAGTTGTGGAAAAGGAATCAG TGTTCCAGCGACTAGCAAATGATCAGTTTTGCAAGAGGAACCATTGCATTGTCATAACA GGAAGGGGTTATCCTGATGTTCCCACAAGGAG GTTTCTGCGTCTCCTCATTGACAAGCTGCATTTGCCTGTGTACTGCCTGGTAGATTGTGATCCATATGGCTTTGACATCTTAACTACATACAAATTCGGTTCTTTG CAAATGGCTTATGATGCAACGTTTCTACAAGTCTCTGAGATACAATGGCTTGGAGTATTTGTCCAGGATTCCGACAATTACAGCATTCCACAGCAATGTCTCCTGCCTTTGACTGTAGAAG ATAAGAGGAAAGTCGAAGCAATGTTACATAGATGTTATTTGCAACGAGAAGTGCCAAAATGGAG GTTTGAACTGGAGCTGCTGTTGTACAAAGGAGTTAAGTTCGAGATTGAAGCATTGTCCGTGCACTCGCTCACTTTCTTGTCACACGAGTATCTACCATCAAAGATCAACAACGGAGG ATGCCTTCAACTTCTTGGGTGGTGGATTACCTCCAGACAGTATCACATAAGAGTAGAAGCAGAACATTAG
- the LOC107845615 gene encoding meiotic recombination protein SPO11-1 isoform X4: protein MDARLWVLCCLIGFTRSIVEGLARGSAPLIYIDRFRNYCTDTSGNCSCSSGLPAGKEAISLKRECHARRLDVLLRVLLIVQQLLQEKRHGSKRDIYYMHPTVFKEQSVVDRAINDICILLQCSRHNLNVVSVGNGLVMGWLRYVESGRKIDCISNPNTAYPIPVHVEEVNDILSVAQYVLVVEKESVFQRLANDQFCKRNHCIVITGRGYPDVPTRRFLRLLIDKLHLPVYCLVDCDPYGFDILTTYKFGSLQMAYDATFLQVSEIQWLGVFVQDSDNYSIPQQCLLPLTVEDKRKVEAMLHRCYLQREVPKWRFELELLLYKGVKFEIEALSVHSLTFLSHEYLPSKINNGGCLQLLGWWITSRQYHIRVEAEH, encoded by the exons ATGGATGCACGGCTTTGGGTTCTGTGTTGTCTTATTG GATTTACTCGTTCAATCGTTGAGGGTCTAGCTCGAGGTAGTGCACCTTTGATCTACATTGATCGGTTCAGAAATTACTGTACAGACACTTCTGGAAATTG CTCTTGCAGCTCTGGTTTGCCGGCAGGCAAGGAAGCTATATCCTTGAAGAGGGAATGCCATGCACGTAGGCTTG ATGTCTTGTTGAGAGTTCTTCTGATAGTTCAACAACTTTTGCAAGAAAAGAGGCATGGATCAAAAAGAGACATATATTACATGCATCCTACTGTTTTTAAAG AACAATCTGTTGTTGATCGGGCAATTAATGACATCTGCATCCTCTTGCAATGCAGTCGACATAACCTTAATGTG GTGTCTGTTGGAAATGG ATTGGTGATGGGCTGGCTGCGGTATGTGGAATCTGGGAGGAAAATTGACTGCATTAGCAATCCTAACACT GCTTACCCGATTCCGGTCCATGTTGAAGAGGTCAATG ATATTCTTAGTGTTGCTCAATATGTTTTAGTTGTGGAAAAGGAATCAG TGTTCCAGCGACTAGCAAATGATCAGTTTTGCAAGAGGAACCATTGCATTGTCATAACA GGAAGGGGTTATCCTGATGTTCCCACAAGGAG GTTTCTGCGTCTCCTCATTGACAAGCTGCATTTGCCTGTGTACTGCCTGGTAGATTGTGATCCATATGGCTTTGACATCTTAACTACATACAAATTCGGTTCTTTG CAAATGGCTTATGATGCAACGTTTCTACAAGTCTCTGAGATACAATGGCTTGGAGTATTTGTCCAGGATTCCGACAATTACAGCATTCCACAGCAATGTCTCCTGCCTTTGACTGTAGAAG ATAAGAGGAAAGTCGAAGCAATGTTACATAGATGTTATTTGCAACGAGAAGTGCCAAAATGGAG GTTTGAACTGGAGCTGCTGTTGTACAAAGGAGTTAAGTTCGAGATTGAAGCATTGTCCGTGCACTCGCTCACTTTCTTGTCACACGAGTATCTACCATCAAAGATCAACAACGGAGG ATGCCTTCAACTTCTTGGGTGGTGGATTACCTCCAGACAGTATCACATAAGAGTAGAAGCAGAACATTAG
- the LOC107845615 gene encoding meiotic recombination protein SPO11-1 isoform X3 — protein sequence MHEGQESKNTCKMMTGEVERKMERKRLNAQPLALIRKIKGFTRSIVEGLARGSAPLIYIDRFRNYCTDTSGNCSCSSGLPAGKEAISLKRECHARRLDVLLRVLLIVQQLLQEKRHGSKRDIYYMHPTVFKEQSVVDRAINDICILLQCSRHNLNVVSVGNGLVMGWLRYVESGRKIDCISNPNTAYPIPVHVEEVNDILSVAQYVLVVEKESVFQRLANDQFCKRNHCIVITGRGYPDVPTRRFLRLLIDKLHLPVYCLVDCDPYGFDILTTYKFGSLDSDNYSIPQQCLLPLTVEDKRKVEAMLHRCYLQREVPKWRFELELLLYKGVKFEIEALSVHSLTFLSHEYLPSKINNGGCLQLLGWWITSRQYHIRVEAEH from the exons ATGCATGAGGGacaagaaagtaaaaacacaTGCAAAATGATGACG GGTGaagtggaaagaaaaatggaGAGAAAGCGTTTGAATGCGCAGCCATTAGCACTCATTAGGAAAATCAAAG GATTTACTCGTTCAATCGTTGAGGGTCTAGCTCGAGGTAGTGCACCTTTGATCTACATTGATCGGTTCAGAAATTACTGTACAGACACTTCTGGAAATTG CTCTTGCAGCTCTGGTTTGCCGGCAGGCAAGGAAGCTATATCCTTGAAGAGGGAATGCCATGCACGTAGGCTTG ATGTCTTGTTGAGAGTTCTTCTGATAGTTCAACAACTTTTGCAAGAAAAGAGGCATGGATCAAAAAGAGACATATATTACATGCATCCTACTGTTTTTAAAG AACAATCTGTTGTTGATCGGGCAATTAATGACATCTGCATCCTCTTGCAATGCAGTCGACATAACCTTAATGTG GTGTCTGTTGGAAATGG ATTGGTGATGGGCTGGCTGCGGTATGTGGAATCTGGGAGGAAAATTGACTGCATTAGCAATCCTAACACT GCTTACCCGATTCCGGTCCATGTTGAAGAGGTCAATG ATATTCTTAGTGTTGCTCAATATGTTTTAGTTGTGGAAAAGGAATCAG TGTTCCAGCGACTAGCAAATGATCAGTTTTGCAAGAGGAACCATTGCATTGTCATAACA GGAAGGGGTTATCCTGATGTTCCCACAAGGAG GTTTCTGCGTCTCCTCATTGACAAGCTGCATTTGCCTGTGTACTGCCTGGTAGATTGTGATCCATATGGCTTTGACATCTTAACTACATACAAATTCGGTTCTTTG GATTCCGACAATTACAGCATTCCACAGCAATGTCTCCTGCCTTTGACTGTAGAAG ATAAGAGGAAAGTCGAAGCAATGTTACATAGATGTTATTTGCAACGAGAAGTGCCAAAATGGAG GTTTGAACTGGAGCTGCTGTTGTACAAAGGAGTTAAGTTCGAGATTGAAGCATTGTCCGTGCACTCGCTCACTTTCTTGTCACACGAGTATCTACCATCAAAGATCAACAACGGAGG ATGCCTTCAACTTCTTGGGTGGTGGATTACCTCCAGACAGTATCACATAAGAGTAGAAGCAGAACATTAG
- the LOC107845615 gene encoding meiotic recombination protein SPO11-1 isoform X1 — protein MHEGQESKNTCKMMTGEVERKMERKRLNAQPLALIRKIKGFTRSIVEGLARGSAPLIYIDRFRNYCTDTSGNCSCSSGLPAGKEAISLKRECHARRLDVLLRVLLIVQQLLQEKRHGSKRDIYYMHPTVFKEQSVVDRAINDICILLQCSRHNLNVVSVGNGLVMGWLRYVESGRKIDCISNPNTAYPIPVHVEEVNDILSVAQYVLVVEKESVFQRLANDQFCKRNHCIVITGRGYPDVPTRRFLRLLIDKLHLPVYCLVDCDPYGFDILTTYKFGSLQMAYDATFLQVSEIQWLGVFVQDSDNYSIPQQCLLPLTVEDKRKVEAMLHRCYLQREVPKWRFELELLLYKGVKFEIEALSVHSLTFLSHEYLPSKINNGGCLQLLGWWITSRQYHIRVEAEH, from the exons ATGCATGAGGGacaagaaagtaaaaacacaTGCAAAATGATGACG GGTGaagtggaaagaaaaatggaGAGAAAGCGTTTGAATGCGCAGCCATTAGCACTCATTAGGAAAATCAAAG GATTTACTCGTTCAATCGTTGAGGGTCTAGCTCGAGGTAGTGCACCTTTGATCTACATTGATCGGTTCAGAAATTACTGTACAGACACTTCTGGAAATTG CTCTTGCAGCTCTGGTTTGCCGGCAGGCAAGGAAGCTATATCCTTGAAGAGGGAATGCCATGCACGTAGGCTTG ATGTCTTGTTGAGAGTTCTTCTGATAGTTCAACAACTTTTGCAAGAAAAGAGGCATGGATCAAAAAGAGACATATATTACATGCATCCTACTGTTTTTAAAG AACAATCTGTTGTTGATCGGGCAATTAATGACATCTGCATCCTCTTGCAATGCAGTCGACATAACCTTAATGTG GTGTCTGTTGGAAATGG ATTGGTGATGGGCTGGCTGCGGTATGTGGAATCTGGGAGGAAAATTGACTGCATTAGCAATCCTAACACT GCTTACCCGATTCCGGTCCATGTTGAAGAGGTCAATG ATATTCTTAGTGTTGCTCAATATGTTTTAGTTGTGGAAAAGGAATCAG TGTTCCAGCGACTAGCAAATGATCAGTTTTGCAAGAGGAACCATTGCATTGTCATAACA GGAAGGGGTTATCCTGATGTTCCCACAAGGAG GTTTCTGCGTCTCCTCATTGACAAGCTGCATTTGCCTGTGTACTGCCTGGTAGATTGTGATCCATATGGCTTTGACATCTTAACTACATACAAATTCGGTTCTTTG CAAATGGCTTATGATGCAACGTTTCTACAAGTCTCTGAGATACAATGGCTTGGAGTATTTGTCCAGGATTCCGACAATTACAGCATTCCACAGCAATGTCTCCTGCCTTTGACTGTAGAAG ATAAGAGGAAAGTCGAAGCAATGTTACATAGATGTTATTTGCAACGAGAAGTGCCAAAATGGAG GTTTGAACTGGAGCTGCTGTTGTACAAAGGAGTTAAGTTCGAGATTGAAGCATTGTCCGTGCACTCGCTCACTTTCTTGTCACACGAGTATCTACCATCAAAGATCAACAACGGAGG ATGCCTTCAACTTCTTGGGTGGTGGATTACCTCCAGACAGTATCACATAAGAGTAGAAGCAGAACATTAG
- the LOC107845615 gene encoding meiotic recombination protein SPO11-1 isoform X5, whose translation MHEGQESKNTCKMMTGEVERKMERKRLNAQPLALIRKIKGFTRSIVEGLARGSAPLIYIDRFRNYCTDTSGNCSCSSGLPAGKEAISLKRECHARRLDVLLRVLLIVQQLLQEKRHGSKRDIYYMHPTVFKEQSVVDRAINDICILLQCSRHNLNVVSVGNGLVMGWLRYVESGRKIDCISNPNTAYPIPVHVEEVNDILSVAQYVLVVEKESVFQRLANDQFCKRNHCIVITGRGYPDVPTRRFLRLLIDKLHLPVYCLVDCDPYGFDILTTYKFGSLSLRYNGLEYLSRIPTITAFHSNVSCL comes from the exons ATGCATGAGGGacaagaaagtaaaaacacaTGCAAAATGATGACG GGTGaagtggaaagaaaaatggaGAGAAAGCGTTTGAATGCGCAGCCATTAGCACTCATTAGGAAAATCAAAG GATTTACTCGTTCAATCGTTGAGGGTCTAGCTCGAGGTAGTGCACCTTTGATCTACATTGATCGGTTCAGAAATTACTGTACAGACACTTCTGGAAATTG CTCTTGCAGCTCTGGTTTGCCGGCAGGCAAGGAAGCTATATCCTTGAAGAGGGAATGCCATGCACGTAGGCTTG ATGTCTTGTTGAGAGTTCTTCTGATAGTTCAACAACTTTTGCAAGAAAAGAGGCATGGATCAAAAAGAGACATATATTACATGCATCCTACTGTTTTTAAAG AACAATCTGTTGTTGATCGGGCAATTAATGACATCTGCATCCTCTTGCAATGCAGTCGACATAACCTTAATGTG GTGTCTGTTGGAAATGG ATTGGTGATGGGCTGGCTGCGGTATGTGGAATCTGGGAGGAAAATTGACTGCATTAGCAATCCTAACACT GCTTACCCGATTCCGGTCCATGTTGAAGAGGTCAATG ATATTCTTAGTGTTGCTCAATATGTTTTAGTTGTGGAAAAGGAATCAG TGTTCCAGCGACTAGCAAATGATCAGTTTTGCAAGAGGAACCATTGCATTGTCATAACA GGAAGGGGTTATCCTGATGTTCCCACAAGGAG GTTTCTGCGTCTCCTCATTGACAAGCTGCATTTGCCTGTGTACTGCCTGGTAGATTGTGATCCATATGGCTTTGACATCTTAACTACATACAAATTCGGTTCTTTG TCTCTGAGATACAATGGCTTGGAGTATTTGTCCAGGATTCCGACAATTACAGCATTCCACAGCAATGTCTCCTGCCTTTGA
- the LOC107845617 gene encoding protein IQ-domain 26 produces the protein MGKATRWFKGLLGMNKDKQNVGMLNSSVKRDKKRWSFRRKSSKESTSENLVNFSGSVPEVDTNWLKSYISENETEQRKHAIAVAAAAGDAAVAAAQVAVAMVRLTSQGRGGMFKWAATKIQSVFRGYLARKALRALKGLVKFQALVRGFLVRKRAAATLHSMQALSAVRSQRARRSMTNDTRHQPEMRARRSHSVRLQTVSAVVTEKSPLVNSDAQPSSSRGDVQNNQKQMKLNNQSLNVKCKMRWT, from the exons ATGGGTAAAGCTACGAGGTGGTTCAAGGGGTTGCTTGGGATGAACAAAGACAAGCAAAATGTAGGCATGTTGAATTCCTCTGTAAAGAGAGACAAGAAAAGATGGAGCTTTAGGAGGAAGTCTTCTAAAGAATCTACTAGTGAGAATCTAGTGAACTTTTCGGGGAGTGTCCCTGAGGTGGATACTAATTGGCTGAAATCTTACATATCTGAGAATGAAACGGAGCAGAGGAAGCATGCAATTGCTGTGGCTGCGGCTGCAGGCGATGCTGCGGTAGCCGCAGCGCAAGTTGCCGtggcaatggtgagattgacaagTCAAGGTAGGGGTGGTATGTTTAAATGGGCTGCTACTAAGATTCAAAGTGTTTTCAGAGGTTATTTG GCCAGAAAAGCACTTAGAGCTCTTAAAGGACTCGTGAAATTTCAGGCTCTGGTAAGAGGTTTCCTAGTCCGAAAAAGAGCTGCTGCAACTCTTCACAGCATGCAGGCGCTCTCTGCTGTTCGTTCTCAAAGAGCTCGTCGTTCAATGACTAATGACACTAGACACCAACCCGAGATGCGAGCTAGGAGGTCCCATAGTGTGCGTTTGCAGACAGTGTCAGCTGTGGTAACTGAGAAGTCCCCCCTAGTGAATTCAGATGCTCAGCCATCTAGCAGCAGGGGTGATGTGCAAAACAATCAGAAACAGAT gAAATTAAACAATCAGAGTTTAAATGTGAAGTGCAAAATGCGCTGGACATAG
- the LOC107845405 gene encoding histone H2A.6, whose translation MAGRGKTLGSGAAKKATSRSSKAGLQFPVGRIARFLKAGKYAERVGAGAPVYLAAVLEYLAAEVLELAGNAARDNKKTRIVPRHIQLAVRNDEELSKLLGDVTIANGGVMPNIHNLLLPKKAAGSSKATVDED comes from the exons atGGCTGGAAGAGGGAAAACCCTAGGTTCAGGAGCGGCGAAGAAGGCTACTTCACGTAGTAGCAAAGCGGGTTTGCAGTTTCCGGTGGGTCGGATTGCGAGGTTTTTGAAAGCTGGGAAGTATGCTGAGCGGGTCGGTGCTGGGGCTCCGGTGTATCTTGCTGCTGTGCTTGAATACCTTGCTGCTgag GTTCTTGAATTAGCTGGGAATGCAGCAAGGGACAACAAGAAGACAAGGATCGTGCCAAGGCATATTCAGTTAGCGGTGAGGAACGACGAGGAACTGAGCAAGCTTCTTGGAGATGTGACGATTGCTAATGGAGGTGTTATGCCCAACATTCACAACCTTTTGCTTCCAAAGAAAGCTGCTGGTTCCTCAAAGGCTACTGTTGATGAAGATTAG
- the LOC107845404 gene encoding 50S ribosomal protein L24, chloroplastic, protein MAAMAALQSSFTSLSISSNSFLGQPFSPLPLYPPLVKSTQSPRPIVAKLKRWERKKCKPNSLPVLHKMHVKLGDTVKVISGHDKGKIGEITDIMKHSSKVVVSEINLKTKHVKSRSEDEPGQIIKIEAPIHSSNVMLYSKEQKVTSRVGHKTLDNGKRVRYLIKTGEIIDSAENWKKAVKEKEKTKEAVAAAAS, encoded by the exons ATGGCAGCAATGGCAGCTCTTCAAAGCTCATTTACTTCACTTTCCATCTCTTCCAACTCATTTTTGGGACAACCCTTTTCTCCTCTTCCTCTCTATCCACCTCTG GTCAAATCAACACAAAGTCCAAGGCCCATTGTAGCCAAG CTCAAGCGATGGGAGCGGAAAAAGTGTAAGCCAAACAGCCTTCCCGTGCTGCACAAAATGCACGTGAAATTGGGAGATACAGTAAAAGTGATATCTGGTCATGACAAAGGTAAGATCGGAGAGATCACCGATATTATGAAGCACAGCAGCAAAGTCGTCGTAAGCGAGATAAACTTGAAAACCAAACATGTGAAGAGTAGGAGCGAGGATGAACCCGGCCAAATAATCAAG ATTGAAGCTCCTATTCACAGCTCGAACGTGATGTTGTACTCGAAGGAGCAGAAGGTGACTAGTCGGGTAGGTCACAAAACACTCGACAACGGTAAGAGGGTCCGGTACCTCATCAAGACGGGGGAAATTATCGATAGCGCGGAGAACTGGAAGAAAGCTGTCAAAGAGaaggagaaaacaaaagaagCAGTGGCTGCTGCTGCTTCTTAG
- the LOC107844946 gene encoding uncharacterized protein LOC107844946 isoform X2: protein MKFFDELSSCCGCFSNRARRTREEEENLVPVAVEASSNINNIITYKRRSRRRRGSVRSAWKPSLFSISEDEVHALPPSTKKDSRRNKLRITCLASMVPAPFMM, encoded by the exons atgaaGTTTTTTGATGAATTATCATCGTGTTGTGGCTGTTTTTCAAATCGCGCTCGTCGCACTAGAGAGGAGGAAGAAAACCTTGTACCTGTAGCTGTTGAAGCATCCTCTAATATTAACAATATTATTACGTATAAAAGAAGGTCAAGAAGGAGACGAGGTTCAGTAAGATCTGCATGGAAACCATCGCTTTTTTCTATATCGGAAGATGAAGTTCATGCATTGCCCCCATCGACGAAGAAGGATTCGCGCCGGAATAAACTCAG GATAACATGTCTTGCTTCAATGGTTCCAGCACCTTTCATGATGTGA
- the LOC107844946 gene encoding uncharacterized protein LOC107844946 isoform X1 — protein MKFFDELSSCCGCFSNRARRTREEEENLVPVAVEASSNINNIITYKRRSRRRRGSVRSAWKPSLFSISEDEVHALPPSTKKDSRRNKLRFSRITCLASMVPAPFMM, from the exons atgaaGTTTTTTGATGAATTATCATCGTGTTGTGGCTGTTTTTCAAATCGCGCTCGTCGCACTAGAGAGGAGGAAGAAAACCTTGTACCTGTAGCTGTTGAAGCATCCTCTAATATTAACAATATTATTACGTATAAAAGAAGGTCAAGAAGGAGACGAGGTTCAGTAAGATCTGCATGGAAACCATCGCTTTTTTCTATATCGGAAGATGAAGTTCATGCATTGCCCCCATCGACGAAGAAGGATTCGCGCCGGAATAAACTCAG GTTTTCCAGGATAACATGTCTTGCTTCAATGGTTCCAGCACCTTTCATGATGTGA